AAGGCAATGCGCAGCACCAGGAACGTGTCTGGTCCGGGCGTCAGGGACAGAACGAGGCATAGCCCGGCGAAGGCGACGAGGGAAGCAATGGTCACGATGACGATTATCCATGTACGCGCCTTCTTCACGAAGGCATGGTCGCCCTATAGGCTCCCATCAGCATCCACGTCAAGGAGCACAATGAAACGCATTCGGTTAGGGCCAGGCCTAATACCCTGCCTGCTTCTTAGCATGCTGCTGACAGCATGCGGTGACAATATGACGGGGGCGCCGGTCACCACCCAACCCGCGCCCAACTCCACCAGCCCAATCCTTGGTTCTACCACCACCCAGGTTCCAAGCGGTGGCCCTGTAGCGTGCGTTGACTGGGTCCGATTCGAGACCCCTCAAGACCAATACAACAACGCCTCCCTTGTGCTCATCGGAAAATCTGTAGGTCGAGCCGGAGAAACCACCATCTACGGGCACGAGGCCACGACCCACCTTGTGGAAGTCGAGCAGGTACTCAAAGGGGACCCCGGAGGTGGGAACCTCCGCATCTCCTCCATGCCTCCGACCTGCACTGGAGGAGTGTCCTACCCGGAGGGTGATCCACTGGATCCCAATCAGAGAGCCATCATTTTTGCGACCCGGCAGGGCGGTGAGTGGTTCACAGTGACGCCGGCCCAAGGAGTCCTGCCTTTCCAACAGGGCGCAGAGCTTCCCTTTCGCTAGTTGAAGATCCCGGTCTACTCACAGACCTCCCAAGCCGCCAATGCGCTGACGCATCGAATAGCAAGGGCCCAAGTTCGTTGTCGACTACACGGAGCCTGGGTCTCGAAGCGATGAACACGAATTTCTTTCTGAAGCTGAAGCCTGTGACTACTTCCTAGAAACAATGAAACGCTTTTACCCGGGCGGCCCTTCTACGAATAATGCCTAACTATTTCAAGGACGTGGACATAGTTTTGCGCGAGAGTGGGGGCTGCGGTTGCAAGACGTCTAATGGCGACCCGAACGACGTCGACAGCGACGGTCCTCGTGACACGAACCCGGGGATAACCTTCCTCAACCACCTCCCAATGCGCTCCGGGAATGGTGTGCGTTAGGACATCTCCGTAGAACATCCCGATGGGGCGGCCCAGCCTTGCCAGCGATTCTTTGTGGCTGGCGTCGTCGATGGCACTATCAATAGCGGCAAGGCTCTTCGCCTTTCGCGGAAGTGCCCGACCTCTTTCTCGGAAATAATTGAGCAGCTCGTCATATCCGCCGACATTTGTTGGCGCTGGTACTGAGGCATCCGAATCAGATGCCTTGTACTCGGCATATCTCCTCGGCAATCCCGCCGGAAGCTCCTGCAGGGGTTCAGAGGAATCCTCAGGGACGC
Above is a window of Arthrobacter pascens DNA encoding:
- a CDS encoding DUF6278 family protein, which encodes MSVPEDSSEPLQELPAGLPRRYAEYKASDSDASVPAPTNVGGYDELLNYFRERGRALPRKAKSLAAIDSAIDDASHKESLARLGRPIGMFYGDVLTHTIPGAHWEVVEEGYPRVRVTRTVAVDVVRVAIRRLATAAPTLAQNYVHVLEIVRHYS